A stretch of the Tannerella serpentiformis genome encodes the following:
- a CDS encoding transposase: MFQHDKIVLRKRSLIKTVNDQLKNICQIEHTRHRCFSNFIINLLSALAAFSFFDKKPSINTAEEFVHPSFLPVA; encoded by the coding sequence ATGTTCCAACATGACAAGATTGTGCTCCGGAAAAGATCTCTGATCAAGACAGTTAATGATCAACTGAAGAATATCTGTCAGATAGAACATACTCGTCATCGATGCTTCTCGAACTTCATCATCAATCTGTTATCGGCTTTGGCTGCTTTCTCCTTTTTCGACAAAAAGCCCTCCATCAACACCGCCGAGGAGTTTGTACATCCCTCTTTCCTGCCGGTTGCTTAG
- a CDS encoding TrkH family potassium uptake protein, which translates to MFHQLNVRFIIKFLGTMHMLESLFMLSAVAVSFWYHDSDLIPLAISCAIMFSAGLAMYITGRHANDYRSGRREGMISVTLTWIFLSFFGMLPYLISGYIPNVTDAFFETISGFTTTGATILDDIERLPHGLLFWRSLTQWQGGIGMIVFTVALLPMFGGAASQLFDAETPGITHDRFRPRITQVAKRIFGLYVLITLAFLLLLWIGPMNLFDALNHAMTTVATGGYSTKNNGLAYWHSAYTEYIVILGMFIGATNFTLLYFALRGHSQKLFHDHEFRWFCIVIATTTIVTTAWILLRHNETNPELAFRHALFHSTALVSNTGLLTVNYSSWGSFFAVIALFVIIVAGCAGSTSGGLKMGRFMILVKDLLNEFKRQTHPHAVLPLRAGGQVIPEHVVQRVYTFAIIYVGLILFGCTVLTFEGIDLGDALGLAATSISNAGPGIGHFADGNFSTISSFNKWILSFLMIVGRLEIFTVLTPLLPGFWRR; encoded by the coding sequence ATGTTTCACCAACTTAACGTCCGCTTCATCATCAAGTTCTTGGGCACGATGCACATGCTCGAGAGCCTCTTTATGCTCTCCGCCGTAGCCGTCTCCTTCTGGTATCACGACAGCGACCTCATCCCGCTCGCTATCTCCTGCGCCATCATGTTCTCTGCCGGACTCGCCATGTATATCACCGGTCGCCACGCCAACGACTATCGCTCCGGCCGCCGCGAAGGCATGATCAGCGTCACCCTGACGTGGATCTTCCTCTCCTTCTTTGGTATGCTACCTTACCTCATCAGCGGCTACATCCCGAACGTCACCGACGCCTTTTTCGAGACCATCTCCGGCTTCACCACCACCGGTGCCACCATCCTGGACGACATCGAGCGGCTGCCTCACGGACTGCTCTTCTGGCGAAGCCTCACCCAGTGGCAGGGTGGCATTGGCATGATTGTCTTCACTGTCGCCCTATTACCCATGTTCGGTGGTGCCGCCTCCCAGCTATTCGACGCCGAAACGCCCGGTATCACCCACGATCGCTTCCGCCCGCGCATCACCCAGGTAGCCAAGCGCATCTTCGGACTCTACGTCCTCATCACTCTGGCCTTCCTTCTCCTCCTTTGGATCGGCCCCATGAACCTATTCGATGCCCTCAACCACGCCATGACCACCGTAGCCACCGGCGGCTATTCCACCAAAAACAATGGCCTCGCCTACTGGCACTCCGCCTACACGGAGTATATCGTCATCCTGGGCATGTTCATCGGCGCCACCAACTTCACGCTGCTCTACTTCGCCCTCCGCGGACACAGCCAAAAGCTCTTTCACGACCACGAATTCCGCTGGTTCTGCATCGTCATCGCCACCACCACCATAGTGACCACCGCGTGGATCCTGCTGCGTCACAACGAGACCAACCCCGAGCTGGCCTTCCGCCACGCCCTCTTTCACAGCACCGCCCTCGTCTCTAACACCGGCTTACTGACCGTCAACTATTCCTCCTGGGGCTCCTTCTTTGCCGTCATCGCCCTCTTCGTCATCATCGTGGCCGGGTGCGCTGGCTCCACCAGTGGCGGACTCAAGATGGGTCGCTTCATGATCCTCGTCAAGGACCTGCTCAACGAGTTCAAACGCCAAACGCATCCCCACGCCGTTCTGCCCCTGCGGGCGGGCGGGCAAGTCATCCCCGAGCATGTCGTCCAGCGCGTCTACACCTTCGCCATCATCTACGTCGGCCTCATCCTTTTCGGCTGTACCGTCCTCACCTTCGAGGGCATCGACCTCGGTGACGCCCTCGGCTTGGCCGCCACCTCCATCAGCAACGCCGGCCCCGGCATCGGCCACTTTGCGGACGGCAACTTCTCCACCATCTCCTCCTTCAACAAGTGGATCCTCTCCTTCCTAATGATCGTCGGCCGATTAGAGATCTTCACCGTCCTCACCCCCCTTCTACCCGGCTTCTGGCGACGGTAA
- a CDS encoding transposase, translating to MDFHKRIFGKLFGDRGYISKDLFEQLFIDGVHLITRLKKGL from the coding sequence ATGGACTTCCACAAACGGATCTTCGGGAAGCTCTTCGGAGACAGGGGCTATATCTCGAAAGACCTCTTCGAACAGCTCTTCATTGACGGAGTCCACCTCATCACGCGTCTGAAAAAGGGTCTGTGA